A region from the Streptomyces sp. 3214.6 genome encodes:
- a CDS encoding prephenate dehydrogenase — translation MRTALVLGTGLIGTSAALALAQRGVVVHLADHDPEQARTAAALGAGTDEQPEGPVDLAIVAAPPAHVAGVLADAMRRGVARGYLDVASVKGGPRRELESLGLDLSAYIGTHPMSGREKSGPLAATGDLFEGRPWVLTPTRDTDTEVLNLALELVSHCRAVPVVMDADAHDRAVALVSHMPHLVSSMVAARLEHAEEAAVRLCGQGIRDVTRIAASEPGMWIDILSANPGPVADLLTDVAADLEETVQALRALQSSDDAKRREGVGGIEDVLRRGNAGQVRVPGKHGAAPRVYEVVAVLIDDQPGQLARIFADAGQAGVNIEDVRIEHATGQQAGLVQLMVEPRSAPVLTAALRERGWAIRQ, via the coding sequence GTGAGGACCGCGCTCGTCCTCGGTACGGGGCTGATCGGCACGTCCGCCGCGCTGGCTCTCGCCCAGCGGGGCGTCGTCGTCCACCTCGCCGACCACGACCCCGAGCAGGCCCGTACGGCCGCCGCGCTCGGCGCCGGCACCGACGAGCAGCCCGAGGGCCCGGTCGACCTCGCGATCGTCGCCGCCCCGCCCGCCCATGTCGCCGGGGTCCTCGCCGACGCGATGCGCCGCGGGGTGGCCCGCGGCTACCTGGACGTGGCCAGCGTCAAGGGCGGGCCGCGCCGTGAGCTGGAGTCGCTCGGCCTCGACCTGTCGGCGTACATCGGCACGCACCCCATGTCGGGGCGGGAGAAGTCCGGACCGCTGGCCGCGACCGGCGACCTCTTCGAGGGCCGGCCCTGGGTGCTGACCCCGACCCGGGACACCGACACCGAGGTGCTGAACCTCGCCCTGGAGCTCGTCTCGCACTGCCGGGCCGTGCCGGTCGTCATGGACGCGGACGCCCACGACCGCGCGGTGGCGCTCGTCTCCCACATGCCCCACCTGGTCTCCAGCATGGTCGCCGCGCGCCTGGAGCACGCCGAGGAGGCCGCCGTACGGCTGTGCGGGCAGGGCATCAGGGACGTCACCCGGATCGCCGCCTCCGAACCCGGGATGTGGATCGACATCCTGTCCGCGAACCCCGGGCCGGTCGCCGACCTGCTCACCGACGTCGCCGCCGACCTGGAGGAGACGGTGCAGGCCCTGCGCGCCCTGCAGTCCTCCGACGACGCCAAGCGCCGCGAGGGCGTCGGCGGCATCGAGGACGTCCTGCGCCGCGGCAACGCGGGCCAGGTCCGGGTCCCCGGCAAGCACGGGGCCGCCCCGCGGGTGTACGAGGTGGTCGCGGTGCTGATCGACGACCAGCCGGGTCAGCTGGCCCGTATCTTCGCGGACGCGGGGCAGGCGGGCGTCAACATCGAGGACGTACGTATCGAGCACGCGACCGGACAGCAGGCGGGCCTGGTGCAGCTGATGGTCGAGCCGAGATCGGCGCCGGTTCTCACGGCGGCGTTGCGGGAGAGGGGCTGGGCGATCCGGCAGTAG
- the cmk gene encoding (d)CMP kinase: MENGAAQPVIVAIDGPSGTGKSSTSKAVAARLGLSYLDTGAQYRAITWWMVTNGIDIEDPTAIAAVAGKPEIVSGTDPAAPTITVDGTDVAAPIRTQEVTAKVSAVSAVPEVRARITELQRSLAASAERGIVVEGRDIGTTVLPDADLKIFLTASPEARAARRSGELKGADVHSTREALIRRDAADSSRKTSPLAKADDAVEVDTTELTLTQVIECVVTLVEEKRAAK; this comes from the coding sequence GTGGAAAACGGCGCCGCCCAGCCCGTGATTGTCGCCATCGACGGCCCCTCCGGCACGGGCAAGTCGAGCACGTCCAAGGCCGTGGCCGCCCGGCTCGGGCTGAGCTACCTGGACACCGGCGCTCAGTACCGGGCGATCACGTGGTGGATGGTGACCAACGGGATCGACATCGAGGACCCCACGGCGATCGCCGCCGTCGCCGGCAAGCCCGAGATCGTCTCCGGGACCGACCCGGCCGCCCCGACCATCACGGTCGACGGCACGGACGTGGCCGCGCCCATCCGCACCCAGGAGGTCACCGCCAAGGTCAGCGCGGTGAGCGCCGTACCGGAGGTGCGGGCCCGGATCACCGAGCTGCAGCGCTCGCTGGCGGCCTCCGCCGAGCGCGGGATAGTCGTCGAGGGCCGGGACATCGGTACGACCGTGCTGCCCGACGCCGACCTGAAGATCTTCCTCACCGCCTCGCCGGAGGCCCGCGCCGCCCGCCGCAGCGGCGAGCTGAAGGGCGCGGACGTCCACAGCACCCGTGAGGCGCTGATCCGGCGGGACGCGGCCGACTCCTCCCGCAAGACCTCCCCGCTCGCCAAGGCGGACGACGCCGTCGAGGTGGACACCACCGAGCTGACGCTGACCCAGGTCATCGAGTGCGTGGTCACCCTCGTCGAGGAGAAGCGGGCCGCGAAGTGA
- a CDS encoding lysophospholipid acyltransferase family protein: MYGLWKPRVLGAWKVPASGPVIFAVNHSHVVDGPMVIGVAPRASHFLVKKEAFVGPLGPFMTRVGQIKVDRDTTDRTAITHALGVLENGGVLGIFPEGTRGEGDFAALRAGLAYFAVRSGAPIVPVAVLGSSERRGRLIKALPPLRSRVDVVFGDPFDAGDGSGRRTRKALDEATERIQKQLAAHLENARRLTGR; this comes from the coding sequence ATGTACGGGCTGTGGAAGCCGCGCGTGCTGGGCGCCTGGAAGGTGCCCGCGAGCGGCCCGGTGATCTTCGCGGTCAACCATTCCCATGTCGTCGACGGCCCGATGGTCATCGGCGTGGCGCCCCGGGCGTCGCACTTCCTGGTCAAGAAGGAAGCGTTCGTCGGCCCGCTCGGCCCGTTCATGACCCGCGTCGGCCAGATCAAGGTCGACCGCGACACCACCGACCGCACGGCGATCACCCACGCGCTCGGTGTGCTGGAGAACGGCGGGGTCCTCGGGATCTTCCCCGAGGGCACCCGGGGCGAGGGCGACTTCGCCGCCCTGCGCGCCGGGCTCGCCTACTTCGCCGTCCGCAGCGGCGCGCCGATCGTGCCCGTCGCCGTGCTGGGAAGTTCCGAGCGACGCGGACGGTTGATAAAGGCGCTGCCCCCGCTGCGCTCCCGCGTCGACGTCGTCTTCGGCGACCCGTTCGACGCGGGCGACGGCAGCGGACGGCGTACCCGCAAGGCGCTGGACGAGGCGACCGAACGCATTCAGAAGCAACTGGCCGCCCACCTGGAAAACGCCAGGCGCCTCACCGGGCGCTGA
- the der gene encoding ribosome biogenesis GTPase Der, whose translation MNDHTQPDGSDGFEHDHGALGDAEYAEFMELAAIEGFDLEDVEGAIEAAGHGPLPVLAVVGRPNVGKSTLVNRIIGRREAVVEDKPGVTRDRVTYEAEWAGRRFKVVDTGGWEQDVLGIDASVAAQAEYAIEAADAVVFVVDAKVGATDTDEAVVRLLRKAGKPVVLAANKVDGPSGEADAAYLWSLGLGEPHPVSALHGRGTGDMLDAVLEALPEAPEQSFGAAVGGPRRIALIGRPNVGKSSLLNKVAGEERVVVNEMAGTTRDPVDELIELGGITWKFVDTAGIRKRVHLQQGADYYASLRTAAAVEKAEVAVILIDGSESISVQDQRIVTMAVDAGRAIVIAYNKWDTLDEERRYYLEREIETELGQVAWAPRVNVSARTGRHMEKLVPAIETALAGWETRVPTGRLNAFLGELVAAHPHPIRGGKQPRILFGTQAGTKPPRFVFFASGFIEAGYRRFIERRLREEFGFEGTPIHISVRVREKRGGNKKK comes from the coding sequence ATGAACGACCACACCCAGCCCGACGGCTCGGACGGCTTCGAGCACGATCACGGGGCGCTCGGCGACGCCGAGTACGCGGAGTTCATGGAGCTCGCCGCGATCGAGGGCTTCGACCTGGAGGACGTCGAGGGGGCGATCGAGGCCGCCGGCCACGGCCCGCTGCCGGTCCTCGCCGTCGTCGGCCGCCCGAATGTCGGCAAGTCGACCCTCGTCAACCGGATCATCGGGCGGCGCGAGGCGGTCGTCGAGGACAAGCCGGGCGTCACCCGCGACCGGGTCACGTACGAGGCCGAGTGGGCGGGCCGTCGCTTCAAGGTCGTCGACACCGGCGGCTGGGAGCAGGACGTCCTCGGCATCGACGCCTCCGTGGCCGCGCAGGCCGAGTACGCGATCGAGGCGGCCGACGCCGTCGTCTTCGTCGTGGACGCCAAGGTCGGCGCCACCGACACCGACGAGGCGGTGGTCCGGCTGCTGCGCAAGGCCGGCAAGCCCGTCGTGCTCGCCGCCAACAAGGTCGACGGTCCGAGCGGCGAGGCCGACGCGGCCTACCTGTGGTCGCTGGGTCTCGGCGAGCCGCACCCCGTCTCCGCGCTGCACGGCCGTGGCACCGGCGACATGCTGGACGCCGTCCTGGAGGCGCTGCCCGAGGCGCCCGAGCAGAGCTTCGGCGCCGCGGTCGGCGGGCCGCGCCGCATCGCGCTCATCGGCCGTCCGAACGTCGGCAAGTCCTCGCTGTTGAACAAGGTGGCGGGCGAGGAGCGGGTCGTCGTCAACGAGATGGCGGGCACCACCCGGGATCCGGTCGACGAGCTGATCGAACTCGGCGGCATCACCTGGAAGTTCGTCGACACGGCGGGCATCCGCAAGCGCGTCCACCTCCAGCAGGGCGCCGACTACTACGCCTCGCTGCGTACCGCGGCCGCCGTCGAGAAGGCCGAGGTGGCGGTCATTCTGATCGACGGCTCCGAGTCCATCTCGGTCCAGGACCAGCGGATCGTCACCATGGCCGTCGACGCGGGCCGCGCGATCGTCATCGCCTACAACAAGTGGGACACCCTCGACGAGGAGCGCCGCTACTACCTGGAGCGCGAGATCGAGACCGAGCTCGGCCAGGTGGCGTGGGCGCCCCGGGTGAACGTCTCGGCGCGCACCGGGCGGCACATGGAGAAGCTGGTCCCGGCGATCGAGACCGCTCTGGCCGGCTGGGAGACCCGCGTCCCGACGGGCCGGCTCAACGCCTTCCTCGGCGAGCTGGTCGCCGCCCACCCGCACCCGATCCGGGGCGGCAAGCAGCCACGCATCCTCTTCGGCACCCAGGCAGGCACCAAGCCGCCGCGGTTCGTGTTCTTCGCCTCCGGCTTCATCGAGGCGGGCTACCGGCGCTTCATCGAGCGCCGGCTGCGTGAGGAGTTCGGCTTCGAGGGGACGCCGATCCATATCTCGGTGCGGGTGCGCGAGAAGCGCGGCGGCAACAAGAAGAAGTAG
- a CDS encoding LysM peptidoglycan-binding domain-containing protein produces the protein MSECADNHSRKSSLKTAVLAGAVLLAPLGLLSATGNAAAADSGVWDRIAQCESGGNWHINTGNGYYGGLQFSASTWAAYGGTAYASTADKAGKAQQISVAAKVQKAQGWGAWPTCSARAGASGGAPSNGSSSGTSSSAESSSSRSGSSKSSGSSKSHSGSSKSGSSESSGSSTVAERSTGQTSRGTSRGGYTVRQGDTLSTIAARHGLTWQRVYAANKAVVGGDPDLIVPGQRLVL, from the coding sequence ATGTCCGAATGTGCCGATAACCACTCCCGCAAGTCGTCGCTCAAGACGGCGGTCCTCGCCGGGGCGGTCCTGCTCGCCCCCCTCGGACTGCTGTCCGCGACCGGCAACGCCGCGGCGGCCGACAGCGGGGTGTGGGACCGCATCGCCCAGTGCGAGAGTGGCGGCAACTGGCACATCAACACCGGCAACGGGTACTACGGCGGGCTGCAGTTCTCCGCCTCCACCTGGGCCGCGTACGGCGGAACCGCCTACGCGTCCACCGCCGACAAGGCCGGCAAGGCACAGCAGATCTCCGTCGCGGCCAAGGTGCAGAAGGCACAGGGCTGGGGCGCATGGCCGACGTGTTCGGCGCGCGCCGGAGCGTCCGGCGGCGCTCCGTCCAACGGTTCGTCCTCCGGTACGTCGAGTTCCGCCGAGTCGAGCTCCTCCAGGTCCGGTTCCTCGAAGTCGTCGGGTTCCTCGAAGTCCCACTCCGGCTCCTCGAAGTCAGGTTCGTCGGAGTCGTCGGGTTCCTCGACGGTGGCGGAGCGCTCGACGGGCCAGACCTCGCGCGGTACGTCCCGCGGCGGCTACACCGTCCGCCAGGGCGACACCCTCAGCACCATCGCGGCCCGGCACGGGCTCACCTGGCAGCGGGTCTACGCCGCCAACAAGGCCGTCGTCGGCGGCGACCCCGACCTGATCGTGCCCGGACAGCGCCTCGTGCTCTGA
- a CDS encoding I78 family peptidase inhibitor has product MAPNPTPPAEPQDNPDGYVGLEAARAERLARERGWSTVRSLVPGTIVTMEYRFGRLNFEVSDGHVTRAWKG; this is encoded by the coding sequence ATGGCACCGAATCCCACTCCGCCAGCGGAGCCCCAGGACAATCCGGACGGGTACGTCGGCCTCGAGGCCGCACGCGCCGAGCGGCTCGCGCGTGAACGGGGGTGGTCGACGGTGCGTTCGCTGGTGCCCGGCACGATCGTCACCATGGAGTACCGCTTCGGGCGGCTGAACTTCGAGGTGAGCGACGGCCATGTGACCCGCGCCTGGAAGGGCTGA
- a CDS encoding phosphatase PAP2 family protein codes for MRTEQNLTRLDRVFARLDREPERPAHIDVPKMSRHRVALLVATLAFYLAIVWLVVITSWLVRLDWQVMFFRPYQQWPEIHAFLDYYVVLGQRGPTAVMVAAWLGWRSWRQHTLRPMLTLGASLLLLNITVGAAKLGMGRLGPHYATTIGSNEMGLGGDIFPSGHTANAVVTWGILAYLASTPRARRWLSAVSAVVSLGVGLTTVYLGTHWLSDVVLGWAAGLLVLLALPWCEPLIARAEVSIFALRDRRRARRAGTLPTPLPVPAAPTPAAAPVAVSVPLKPRTTVPDEPPAAHEPVAPARSPRAPVYLAPGPHTTRSERTPVTPAGSRRPPHADRLPRGTAASATAARPLTGG; via the coding sequence GTGCGTACCGAACAAAACCTCACCCGTCTGGACCGGGTGTTCGCGAGGCTCGACCGTGAGCCGGAACGACCGGCCCACATCGATGTGCCGAAGATGAGCAGGCACCGGGTCGCCCTGCTCGTCGCGACCCTGGCGTTCTATCTGGCGATCGTGTGGCTCGTGGTGATCACCTCGTGGCTGGTTCGCCTCGACTGGCAGGTCATGTTCTTCCGGCCGTACCAGCAGTGGCCGGAGATCCACGCGTTCCTCGACTACTACGTGGTCCTGGGCCAGCGCGGCCCGACCGCCGTGATGGTCGCCGCCTGGCTCGGCTGGAGATCCTGGCGTCAGCACACCCTGCGCCCGATGCTCACGCTGGGCGCCTCGCTGCTGCTGCTGAACATCACCGTCGGCGCCGCGAAGCTCGGCATGGGGCGGCTCGGACCGCACTACGCGACCACCATCGGCTCGAACGAGATGGGCCTGGGCGGCGATATATTCCCCAGCGGCCACACCGCCAACGCCGTGGTGACCTGGGGAATCCTGGCGTATCTGGCCTCCACGCCGAGGGCTCGCCGCTGGCTGTCCGCCGTGTCCGCGGTGGTCTCGCTCGGCGTCGGCCTCACCACCGTCTACCTCGGTACGCACTGGCTGAGCGACGTGGTGCTGGGCTGGGCCGCGGGCCTGCTGGTCCTGCTGGCGCTGCCCTGGTGCGAGCCGCTGATCGCCCGCGCCGAGGTCTCGATCTTCGCCCTGCGCGACCGCCGGCGTGCGCGCCGCGCGGGCACGCTCCCGACTCCCCTGCCGGTTCCGGCGGCCCCCACCCCCGCCGCTGCCCCCGTCGCCGTCTCCGTGCCGCTCAAGCCGCGCACCACGGTCCCGGACGAGCCGCCCGCGGCGCACGAGCCGGTCGCTCCGGCGCGTTCGCCGCGCGCACCGGTCTACCTGGCCCCCGGCCCGCACACGACCCGCTCGGAACGCACCCCGGTCACCCCGGCCGGCAGCCGCCGCCCCCCGCACGCCGACCGCCTCCCGCGCGGCACGGCGGCCTCGGCGACGGCCGCCCGCCCCCTGACGGGCGGCTGA
- a CDS encoding mannosyltransferase family protein: MTDLATRVTPPGSATLRRAAPALLGYVAVRALGLLALALWSAARDKNAYTLLTARWDALWYTRVAELGYGYEVRLPNGDVHSNLAFFPLLPWLESLLHAVTPLSYADAGFVVSLLASLAAAAGIFAVADHVYGRRAGVCAVLVWAVLPVGIVQSMAYSESLFTALAAWSLYAVLIGRWVTAGALASLSGLTRPVGLAVVAAVWVSAAVSFARTRSTALEPGAHAARRALGMLLAPLGAAGYVLWVGHRTGKGPLGYLDVQAGWRNGFDGGYAFTRFVADKFTSFPSALAGLGLIVGVALLLWLYVVCVRQRQPLPLLVYTGVVLALALCASSYFGSKPRLLLPAFPLLLPLALTLARLRTSRSALVVGCVAAASAVYGAWWLNGSGPP, translated from the coding sequence GTGACCGATCTTGCGACGCGCGTGACGCCCCCCGGCTCCGCGACCCTGCGCCGGGCGGCCCCCGCCCTCCTGGGGTACGTGGCCGTACGCGCCCTGGGTCTGCTGGCCCTCGCCCTGTGGAGCGCCGCCCGCGACAAGAACGCGTACACGCTGCTGACCGCCCGCTGGGACGCCCTCTGGTACACGAGGGTCGCCGAGCTGGGATACGGCTACGAGGTCCGCCTCCCGAACGGCGACGTCCACTCCAACCTCGCGTTCTTCCCGCTGCTGCCCTGGCTGGAAAGTCTTCTGCACGCGGTGACCCCGTTGTCGTACGCCGACGCCGGTTTCGTCGTGTCCCTGCTCGCCTCGCTCGCCGCGGCCGCCGGGATCTTCGCGGTCGCCGATCACGTGTACGGCCGCCGGGCCGGGGTGTGCGCGGTGCTGGTGTGGGCCGTCCTGCCCGTCGGGATCGTGCAGTCGATGGCGTACAGCGAGTCGCTCTTCACCGCGCTGGCCGCCTGGTCGCTGTACGCGGTACTCATCGGCCGCTGGGTGACCGCGGGCGCGCTCGCGTCGTTGTCCGGACTGACCCGCCCGGTGGGGCTCGCGGTGGTCGCGGCGGTGTGGGTCTCAGCCGCGGTCTCGTTCGCGCGAACCCGCAGCACGGCGCTCGAACCGGGCGCGCACGCCGCCCGCCGCGCCCTCGGCATGCTGCTCGCCCCCCTCGGTGCCGCCGGGTACGTCCTGTGGGTCGGCCACCGCACCGGAAAGGGCCCGCTCGGCTACCTCGACGTCCAGGCGGGCTGGCGCAACGGCTTCGACGGCGGGTACGCCTTCACCCGCTTCGTCGCCGACAAGTTCACGTCGTTCCCGTCGGCCCTCGCCGGTCTCGGACTGATCGTCGGCGTCGCCCTGCTGCTGTGGCTGTACGTCGTCTGTGTACGACAGCGTCAGCCGCTCCCGCTGCTGGTGTACACGGGTGTCGTCCTCGCGCTCGCCCTGTGCGCGTCGAGCTACTTCGGCTCCAAGCCGCGCCTGCTGCTGCCCGCCTTCCCGCTGCTGTTGCCGCTCGCCCTGACCCTCGCCCGGCTGCGGACGTCCAGGTCGGCGCTGGTGGTGGGGTGCGTCGCGGCGGCTTCGGCCGTGTACGGCGCGTGGTGGCTGAACGGCTCGGGTCCTCCGTAA
- a CDS encoding MFS transporter: MSGTTTAAAALRRRAAGAGANRWVVLVVLCVSLLLVAVDATVLHVAVPAVTEDLRPDGIELLWIVDTYPLVCASLLILFGTLGDKVGRRRILLLGYALFGVASALAAFAGSAQVLILARALLGVGGAMIMPATLSILRQVFPDRRERALAIGIWSAVAAVGAAVGPLLGGFLLEHFWWGSVFLVNIPLMLVSLPVGRLLLPESRGAGDGPWDVVGALTAAAGLFAVVLGVKRLGAGEVGPFTVLPLAVGTMLLVWFVRRQRRRVHPLVDLRMFGRPAFSTSVGCIVLAMLALVGLELIAAQYLQLVLGLSPLETGLRLLPLTFAAMAAGLAGARLLRQFGPRRMVCGGFVLTAVAVLTLTAMGGSDNAGLLLAGFVLLGFGLETTLFAAYESMLSEAPSEQAGGAAAIGETSYQLGAGIGIALLGSVMNAAYSPGLASVPGVPASASAAAGHSLGEAYEVAAQLGGPAGGALRRVARDSFVHGLHVTLWVSAGLLLLGAVMALRLPRVMQCEVPAVELPKPREVAESRVSV; encoded by the coding sequence ATGTCCGGGACGACCACGGCCGCTGCTGCGCTGCGCCGGCGGGCGGCCGGGGCCGGTGCCAACCGCTGGGTCGTCCTGGTGGTGCTGTGCGTCAGCCTGCTCCTGGTCGCCGTCGACGCGACCGTGCTGCACGTGGCGGTGCCCGCCGTCACCGAGGACCTGCGTCCCGACGGCATCGAACTGCTCTGGATCGTCGACACGTATCCGCTGGTCTGCGCCTCGCTGCTGATCCTCTTCGGCACGCTCGGCGACAAGGTCGGCCGCAGACGGATCCTGCTGCTCGGGTACGCCCTGTTCGGCGTCGCCTCCGCGCTGGCGGCGTTCGCCGGGAGTGCGCAGGTGCTGATCCTGGCGCGGGCGCTGCTGGGCGTGGGCGGCGCGATGATCATGCCGGCGACGCTGTCGATCCTGCGGCAGGTGTTCCCGGACCGGCGTGAGCGCGCGCTCGCGATAGGCATCTGGAGCGCGGTGGCGGCGGTGGGCGCGGCGGTGGGTCCGCTGCTCGGCGGCTTCCTGCTCGAACACTTCTGGTGGGGCTCGGTCTTCCTCGTCAATATCCCGTTGATGCTGGTCAGCCTGCCGGTGGGGAGGCTGCTGCTGCCCGAGTCGCGGGGCGCGGGGGACGGCCCGTGGGACGTCGTCGGCGCGCTGACGGCGGCTGCCGGGCTGTTCGCCGTCGTCCTGGGCGTGAAGCGGCTGGGTGCCGGCGAAGTGGGCCCGTTCACCGTGCTGCCGCTGGCGGTGGGCACGATGCTGCTCGTGTGGTTCGTACGACGTCAGCGGCGTCGCGTCCATCCGCTGGTGGACCTGCGGATGTTCGGGCGGCCGGCGTTCAGTACGTCGGTGGGGTGCATCGTGCTGGCGATGCTGGCGCTGGTGGGGCTGGAGCTGATCGCGGCGCAGTACCTGCAGCTGGTGCTGGGACTGTCCCCGCTGGAGACGGGGCTACGGCTGCTGCCGCTGACCTTCGCCGCGATGGCGGCGGGGCTGGCCGGGGCGCGGCTGCTGCGGCAGTTCGGGCCACGGCGGATGGTGTGCGGGGGGTTCGTGCTCACCGCGGTCGCGGTGCTGACGCTCACCGCGATGGGCGGGTCGGACAACGCGGGGCTGCTGCTGGCCGGGTTCGTGCTGCTGGGCTTCGGGCTGGAGACGACGCTGTTCGCGGCGTACGAGTCGATGCTGAGCGAGGCTCCGTCGGAGCAGGCGGGCGGCGCGGCGGCGATCGGGGAGACGTCGTACCAGTTGGGGGCGGGGATCGGGATCGCGCTGCTCGGAAGCGTGATGAACGCGGCGTATTCGCCCGGGTTGGCGTCGGTGCCCGGGGTGCCGGCTTCCGCGTCGGCTGCGGCCGGGCATTCGCTGGGCGAGGCGTATGAGGTCGCCGCGCAGTTGGGCGGGCCGGCCGGGGGTGCGCTGCGGCGGGTCGCGAGGGACAGCTTTGTGCACGGGCTGCATGTCACGTTGTGGGTGAGCGCGGGGTTGTTGTTGCTGGGGGCTGTGATGGCGTTGCGGTTGCCGCGGGTCATGCAGTGCGAGGTCCCCGCGGTGGAGCTGCCCAAGCCCAGGGAAGTCGCGGAGTCCCGCGTCTCGGTGTAG
- a CDS encoding acyl-CoA dehydrogenase family protein, with amino-acid sequence MSASSTLPPFDPADPLGIDDLLEPEDLAVRDTVRRWAADRVLPHVAEWYEHGELPVIRELARELGGIGALGMSLSGYGCAGASAVQYGLACLELEAADSGIRSLVSVQGSLAMYAVHRFGSEAQKQQWLPRMAAGEVIGCFGLTEPDHGSDPAGMRTYAKRDGGDWVLSGRKMWITNGSVAGVAVVWAQTEEGIRGFVVPTDAPGFAAPEIKHKWSLRASVTSELVLDDVRLPADAVLPEVTGLRGPLSCLSHARYGIVWGAMGAARSCFETAVEYARTREQFGRPIGGFQLTQAKLADMAVELHKGILLAHHLGRRMDAGRLRPEQVSFGKLNNVREAIEICRTARTILGANGISLEYPVMRHATNLESVLTYEGTVEMHQLVLGKALTGLDAFR; translated from the coding sequence ATGTCCGCGTCCTCGACGTTGCCGCCCTTCGACCCCGCCGACCCGCTCGGGATCGACGATCTGCTGGAGCCGGAGGATCTCGCGGTCCGTGACACCGTGCGGCGCTGGGCGGCGGACCGGGTGCTGCCCCATGTCGCCGAGTGGTACGAGCACGGGGAGCTGCCGGTCATCCGGGAGCTCGCACGCGAGCTCGGCGGGATCGGGGCGCTCGGGATGTCGCTCAGCGGGTACGGATGCGCGGGCGCCAGCGCCGTGCAGTACGGCCTCGCCTGTCTCGAACTCGAAGCCGCCGACTCCGGCATCCGGTCCCTTGTGTCCGTGCAGGGGTCCCTCGCCATGTACGCCGTCCACCGGTTCGGCTCCGAGGCGCAGAAGCAGCAGTGGCTGCCCCGTATGGCCGCCGGCGAGGTCATCGGGTGCTTCGGGCTCACCGAACCCGATCACGGATCCGACCCCGCCGGCATGCGGACGTACGCCAAGCGCGACGGTGGGGACTGGGTGCTCAGCGGGCGCAAGATGTGGATCACCAACGGGTCCGTCGCCGGCGTCGCCGTCGTGTGGGCGCAGACCGAGGAAGGGATCCGCGGGTTCGTCGTGCCCACCGACGCCCCCGGGTTCGCCGCCCCCGAGATCAAGCACAAGTGGTCCCTGCGGGCCAGTGTGACCAGCGAACTCGTCCTCGACGACGTACGGCTGCCCGCCGACGCCGTCCTGCCGGAGGTCACCGGGCTGCGCGGCCCGCTCAGCTGTCTGTCCCACGCGCGCTACGGGATCGTCTGGGGCGCGATGGGTGCGGCGCGGTCGTGTTTCGAGACCGCCGTCGAGTACGCGCGGACCCGGGAGCAGTTCGGGCGGCCCATCGGGGGGTTCCAGCTCACCCAGGCCAAGCTCGCCGACATGGCGGTCGAGCTGCACAAGGGGATTCTGCTCGCCCATCATCTGGGGCGGCGTATGGACGCCGGCCGCCTGCGTCCCGAGCAGGTCAGCTTCGGCAAGCTCAACAACGTACGGGAGGCGATCGAGATCTGCCGGACCGCCCGTACCATCCTCGGCGCCAACGGGATCTCGCTCGAATACCCCGTCATGCGGCACGCCACCAACCTCGAGTCGGTGCTCACCTACGAGGGCACCGTCGAGATGCACCAGCTCGTGCTGGGCAAGGCGCTCACCGGACTCGACGCCTTCCGCTGA
- a CDS encoding cell division protein SepF, producing the protein MGSVRKASAWLGLVDDNDDERYYDDDYSEGTDSGDAWVTDPRVKVATDTAEEKGRRIGTVTPDSFRDARAIGELFREGVPVIMNLTAMEPGDAKRVVDFAAGLIFGLRGSIERVSTRVFLLTPSNTEIVNGDPAGRRTDGFFNQS; encoded by the coding sequence ATGGGATCGGTGCGCAAGGCGAGTGCCTGGCTTGGCCTCGTCGACGACAACGATGACGAGCGTTACTACGACGACGACTATTCCGAGGGGACCGACTCCGGGGACGCCTGGGTCACCGACCCCCGTGTGAAGGTGGCCACGGACACGGCCGAGGAGAAGGGCCGCCGGATCGGCACCGTCACCCCGGACAGTTTCCGGGACGCGCGGGCGATCGGTGAGCTGTTCCGCGAGGGTGTGCCGGTCATCATGAACCTCACGGCCATGGAGCCCGGCGACGCCAAGCGTGTCGTCGACTTCGCGGCCGGGCTGATCTTCGGCCTGCGGGGTTCGATCGAGCGGGTCTCCACCCGGGTGTTCCTGCTGACCCCGTCCAACACGGAGATCGTGAACGGCGATCCGGCCGGGCGCCGGACGGACGGCTTCTTCAACCAGAGCTGA